A genomic window from Phocoena sinus isolate mPhoSin1 chromosome 20, mPhoSin1.pri, whole genome shotgun sequence includes:
- the TM4SF5 gene encoding transmembrane 4 L6 family member 5 → MSSVCQAPPPPPPHPPHLPASLLQPRVSVSLLQPHVSCLCPLSSATASFTTPPPRPLLRACFSLWTGEPRAHFHLLPVLSKSLSMCTGKCARFVGLSLIPLSLICIVANALLLVPNGQTTWIKDHLSLQVWLMAGFIGGGLMVLCPGISAVRAGGKGCCGAGCCGNRCRMLRSVFCSAFGMLGAIYCLSVSGAGLRIGPRCLMHGSWDYHFQHTAGSYLLNRTQWSSCVQPPHVVYWNVTLFSLLVAASCLEILLCGVQLVNASIGVFCGDCRKKEDAPH, encoded by the exons ATGTCCTCTGTGTGTCaagctcccccacctcctccaccacATCCTCCCCATTTGCCCGCGTCTCTGCTTCAGCCCCGTGTCTCCGTGTCTCTGCTGCAGCCCCATGTCTCCTGCCTCTGTCCCTTATCATCAGCTACTGCCAGCTTCACCACACCTCCTCCTCGACCTTTGCTCCGGGCTTGTTTTTCCCTCTGGACCGGGGAACCTCGGGCTCACTTTCACTTGCTGCCTGTCCTTTCCAAGAGCCTCAGCATGTGCACGGGAAAGTGCGCCCGCTTCGTGGGGCTCTCCCTCATCCCCCTCTCCCTGATCTGCATTGTGGCCAACGCCCTCCTGCTAGTGCCCAACGGTCAGACCACCTGGATCAAGGACCACCTCAGCTTGCAAGTCTGGCTCATGGCTGGCTTCATCGGCGGGGGCCTGATG GTACTGTGTCCAGGAATTTCCGCCGTCCGGGCAGGGGGCAAAGGCTGTTGTGGTGCAGGCTGCTGTGGGAATCGCTGCAGG ATGCTGCGATCGGTCTTCTGCTCGGCGTTCGGGATGCTTGGTGCCATCTACTGCCTCTCGGTATCAGGAGCCGGGCTCCGAATTGGACCACGATGCTTAATGCACGGCTCCTGGGACTACCACTTCCAACACACCGC AGGCTCCTACCTGCTCAACCGCACTCAGTGGAGCTCGTGCGTGCAGCCGCCTCATGTGGTCTACTGGAACGTGACACTCTTCTCGCTGCTGGTGGCCGCCTCGTGCCTGGAGATTTTGCTGTGTGGGGTGCAGCTGGTGAACGCGTCCATTGGTGTCTTCTGCGGCGATTGTCGGAAGAAGGAG GACGCCCCTCACTGA
- the VMO1 gene encoding vitelline membrane outer layer protein 1 homolog isoform X2: MERGAGAKLLLLLWATSFGRARADASSGYTLVIEVTNGGPWGDWAWPEMCPDGFFASGFSLKVEPPQGIPGDDPALNGIRLHCARGNAELNTHVVESQSGSTELQGPGLSWGDFGNWSEPCPKGVCGLQTKIERPRGLRDDTAVNDARFFCCRS, from the exons ATGGAGCGGGGCGCGGGAGCCAAGCTGCTTCTGCTGCTGTGGGCGACGAGCTTCGGGCGTGCAAGAGCAGATGCGTCGAGCGGCTACACATTGGTCATCGAGGTGACCAACGGGGGGCCCTGGGGCGACTGGGCCTGGCCAGAGATGTGTCCTGACGGATTCTTCGCCAGCGGGTTCTCGCTCAAG GTGGAGCCCCCACAAGGCATTCCTGGCGACGACCCGGCTCTGAACGGAATCCGGCTGCACTGCGCGCGCGGGAATGCGGAGCTCAACACGCACGTGGTGGAGTCCCAGTCTggaag CACGGAGCTGCAGGGGCCCGGTCTGTCCTGGGGAGACTTTGGAAACTGGAGTGAGCCTTGCCCTAAAGGAGTGTGCGGCTTGCAGACCAAGATCGAGCGGCCTAGAGGCCTCCGCGATGACACCGCTGTTAACGACGCGCGCTTTTTCTGCTGCCGCAGTTGA
- the VMO1 gene encoding vitelline membrane outer layer protein 1 homolog isoform X1, protein MERGAGAKLLLLLWATSFGRARADASSGYTLVIEVTNGGPWGDWAWPEMCPDGFFASGFSLKVEPPQGIPGDDPALNGIRLHCARGNAELNTHVVESQSGRWGAWSVPLWCPGGGFLVAFSLRVEAPVTPGDNTAANNVRFRCSDSTELQGPGLSWGDFGNWSEPCPKGVCGLQTKIERPRGLRDDTAVNDARFFCCRS, encoded by the exons ATGGAGCGGGGCGCGGGAGCCAAGCTGCTTCTGCTGCTGTGGGCGACGAGCTTCGGGCGTGCAAGAGCAGATGCGTCGAGCGGCTACACATTGGTCATCGAGGTGACCAACGGGGGGCCCTGGGGCGACTGGGCCTGGCCAGAGATGTGTCCTGACGGATTCTTCGCCAGCGGGTTCTCGCTCAAG GTGGAGCCCCCACAAGGCATTCCTGGCGACGACCCGGCTCTGAACGGAATCCGGCTGCACTGCGCGCGCGGGAATGCGGAGCTCAACACGCACGTGGTGGAGTCCCAGTCTggaag GTGGGGCGCGTGGAGTGTGCCGCTGTGGTGTCCCGGCGGCGGCTTCCTGGTGGCTTTCTCGCTTCGCGTGGAGGCACCCGTGACCCCCGGGGACAACACGGCTGCGAACAACGTGCGCTTCCGCTGCTCCGACAGCACGGAGCTGCAGGGGCCCGGTCTGTCCTGGGGAGACTTTGGAAACTGGAGTGAGCCTTGCCCTAAAGGAGTGTGCGGCTTGCAGACCAAGATCGAGCGGCCTAGAGGCCTCCGCGATGACACCGCTGTTAACGACGCGCGCTTTTTCTGCTGCCGCAGTTGA
- the GLTPD2 gene encoding glycolipid transfer protein domain-containing protein 2 yields the protein MRVALPQPVPRRWLRSAIPLAVFTLLLVYLWARSLRALSGCRSGAQSCIAREPPPFQDRQQSGPLEAPEREEPQCLGPQGMLGRMMRPFRASLNQERDVELSQYLAGWRELVRFLTPLGSIFAFATSEASAKVTALEALVHGPEAAHYTSLATMVAWERPGIAPRLSAGCPGSMTMLLLHRALRWSQLCLHRVATGMLGGPDAGAQCSDAYGTALAPHHPWFVRQAAHLAFLAFPGRGRLLELACPGSKEAEARNALVRAAGTLEDVYNRTQGLLADGGLLELA from the exons ATGCGGGTCGCACTGCCTCAGCCGGTCCCTCGGCGCTGGTTGCGCAGTGCGATTCCTCTTGCTGTCTTCACACTACTGcttgtttatctctgggctcggAGCCTCC GTGCCCTCTCAGGCTGCAGATCTGGGGCCCAGTCCTGCATTGCCAGGGAACCGCCTCCTTTCCAG GACCGGCAACAGTCGGGACCCTTGGAGGCCCCGGAACGGGAAGAGCCTCAGTGTCTGGGCCCTCAGGGGATGCTGGGCCGCATGATGAGGCCGTTCCGCGCCAGTCTGAACCAGGAAAGGGATGTGGAGTTGTCGCAGTACCTGGCAGGATGGAGGGAGCTAGTCCG GTTCCTAACTCCCCTCGGCTCCATCTTCGCCTTCGCCACAAGCGAGGCCTCCGCCAAAGTGACAGCCCTCGAGGCTCTGGTGCACGGCCCAGAGGCCGCGCACTACACGTCGCTGGCGACCATGGTGGCGTGGGAGCGGCCCGGGATCGCCCCACGACTCTCGGCCGGGTGCCCGGGCTCAATGACGATGCTCTTGCTGCACCGTGCGCTACgctggtcccagctctgcctccaccGGGTGGCTACCGGGATGCTCGGAGGCCCGGACGCTGGCGCTCAGTGCAGCGACGCCTACGGCACGGCCCTGGCTCCGCACCACCCCTGGTTCGTCCGTCAGGCCGCTCACCTCGCATTCCTCGCCTTCCCGGGTCGCGGCCGCTTGCTCGAGCTGGCGTGTCCGGGTTCCAAAGAGGCGGAGGCGCGGAACGCGCTGGTCCGGGCTGCGGGCACCCTAGAGGACGTCTACAACCGTACTCAGGGCTTGTTGGCCGACGGCGGCCTGCTCGAGCTGGCCTGA